The following is a genomic window from Bacillus sp. FJAT-52991.
CCAAATACCTCACCCTTTACTATTGATGTTATGATTATTTTCCCCATTAAAAAAATTATAACGCTTCCTATGGAAAATTCAATTAATATGCAAAGTGAACAAAATAAACCGCCTTTAATAAGAAACCCCTATTAAAGACGGTTTATTCCACTTATAATTCAGTTAAAATTGTTGGCGTTTTTGGATCAGTATCGAGCAATTCAAATTGCTCACCCACTGGCATATCTTTCTTTTCGAGTGTTTGGGTCACACTCATTTTTGCCAAATCTTTCATATTATTGTCTTGACTTAAGTGAGCAAGGTAAATACGTTTCGTTCGGTCACCAATGACATCACACATCGCCAGTGCCGCATCTTCATTAGACACGTGGCCAAAATCACCCAATATTCGGCGTTTAATGCTCCATGGATAGCGACCCATTCGTAGCATTTGGACATCGTGGTTGCTTTCAAATACGTAGGCATCCGCGTCTTTAATGATGCCCTTCATCCGATCACTAACATAGCCTGTATCTGTGATTAATACCAGCTTTTTGCCTTGATAATGAAACACATAAAACATTGGCTCTGCTGCATCGTGTGAAACGCCGAAGGATTCAATACTTAAGCCATTAAAGCTTTGAACTGTTTCCATTTCAAAGCTGAATTTCTGTTC
Proteins encoded in this region:
- a CDS encoding MBL fold metallo-hydrolase — encoded protein: MLHFSVLASGSTGNAFYVEADGHSFLVDAGLSGKQMESLFSSIDRDIKNLSGILVTHEHSDHIKGIGVLARKYKLPIYANEKTWQAMDGLIGKVDTEQKFSFEMETVQSFNGLSIESFGVSHDAAEPMFYVFHYQGKKLVLITDTGYVSDRMKGIIKDADAYVFESNHDVQMLRMGRYPWSIKRRILGDFGHVSNEDAALAMCDVIGDRTKRIYLAHLSQDNNMKDLAKMSVTQTLEKKDMPVGEQFELLDTDPKTPTILTEL